One Daphnia carinata strain CSIRO-1 unplaced genomic scaffold, CSIRO_AGI_Dcar_HiC_V3 NW_026453005.1___fragment_4___debris, whole genome shotgun sequence genomic window, GCCACGATCTGCATTTCAAGCCGTCAAATCTGGCCTGCAATTGAATCTCTCTGCTTCAACCGGATGCACGAACTCCCATAAAGACTTAATCTTAAATTATATCTCCGACCACATCCCTTCCACCGAGGCTGGAATACCGGAGCAGTGCTTCCGAGCAGCCGTACTATGCGGCGATCAACCTCAAGCTGAGCTGTGGACTGTTGCCTCGTATTATCTGCGCTTCCATGCAGGAAAGGAATCTACTCCGTTAGACACAGTTTACGACTTGCTTTGCGATAGTTCAACCTACCGCCAAATGGCGACGGAACGAGCGGCACTATATCAGTCGAAGCCTCGAGCTTACGAGCACACTCGCCAACTGACCCGCGACCATCTCTTGCTGAATGATAAAGACAAGGCAATTGCTTTATTGCTCAACACTGAACCTGAACATGGCCATTTTTACAGTAACCATTTGTTGGCTTGCCTTGCTGCCATATTGCAACCGGCTGGGTGCCACGGAAATGCTCACAGCACCTTGAAACTTGTAGCTACCCATTTGATAGCTTCGGGTCACATCTGGCAAGGCGTGGAAATTCTCATTCTCAATGGACAAGTGCCCGATGCGTGTCGTTACCTTCAAGCCAATCATTTATGGGAAGACTCGGCTCGGGTGGCTAAACTGTTATTGATGGATAAAGGACAAGGTGATGGAACTTCAGCAGAAGTGTCTGAAGCGAAAGAGATATGGACTCGTTGGGCTTCCCATTTGAATAATTGCCGGCAAAAGTTTGGGGCTACTTTGATTCTCATCGCAGTTGGTGCATGGCATAAAGCAGCGGAACTTTTGGTTCATCAACACATGCATGATGCTGCTGCCTTGCTACTACGAGCTGCCCATCAAAACGACCTGTACCAACCAAGAGACGCAACCGAATTGGAATTCATGGTATGTATTTCATTAAACATGGTGCGTAATGGATCTAATCAatctaagtttttttttacttcactTTTAGCATGGTGTCTTTTGCCAGTATGCCCGGCTTCTTTACGAATCTGGCTGGCAGTCTGAGGCCAAAATATGGGCAGGGTATGGTGGACCTAATGGCCAACAGTTTATCGACGAGTGGAAAATCTTGGATGTCGATGCTGTGTCAAGCTCTTGAGGTTTATATCATTTCacttattctatttttttgcaCTTTCCGCAAAGACCGAGTCA contains:
- the LOC132088546 gene encoding WD repeat-containing protein 11-like; this translates as MATERAALYQSKPRAYEHTRQLTRDHLLLNDKDKAIALLLNTEPEHGHFYSNHLLACLAAILQPAGCHGNAHSTLKLVATHLIASGHIWQGVEILILNGQVPDACRYLQANHLWEDSARVAKLLLMDKGQGDGTSAEVSEAKEIWTRWASHLNNCRQKFGATLILIAVGAWHKAAELLVHQHMHDAAALLLRAAHQNDLYQPRDATELEFMHGVFCQYARLLYESGWQSEAKIWAGYGGPNGQQFIDEWKILDVDAVSSS